In Mycobacteriales bacterium, the genomic window CCTCCGGGAAGACCCCGACGATCTCGCCGCTCTGCAGCGCCTTGACCGCCAGCTGGTAGCTGTCGTTCGCCGCGCCCTTGCGGTCGACCGGGATGTGCTTCATCCCACGCATCAGGGGCCCGGCGATCCGGTGGTCGAAGACCTCCTTCTTGGCCATGAACCGGACCAGCCGGCCGGCCGGGCGCGCGGCGAGCCCGGCGAAGGTGAAGTCGAGATAGCCGACGTGGTTGATCGCCATGACCGCCCCGCCCGTGCGCGGGACGTGCTCCTGGCCGCTGACCGTGAACGTCAGGCCCAGGCCGCGGAAGGCCAGCCGGGCCAGGGCGATCACGGACGTGTACGTCGGCTCGGCCATGCGCGGAACCTACCCCGCAGGCCGCCGGCTACAGGGTGGCTACGACCCGGCGCGCTGGCGGGCGTCCACGCGTCGCGCCCTGGCCTGGTCGTACAGCCGGCCGGCGCGGTAGGACGACCGCACCAGCGGCCCGCTCAGCACGCCGGCGAAGCCGATCTCCTCGGCCTCCTGCTCCAGCTCGACGAACTCCTCCGGCCTGACCCACCGCGCGACCGGGTGGTGCCGCGGCGACGGCCGGAGGTACTGCGTGATGGTGATCAGCTCGCAGCCGGCGTCGTACAAATCCTGCAGCGCCTCCGAGATCTCCTCGCGCTGCTCGCCCATGCCGAGGATGAGATTGCTCTTGGTGACCAGACCGGCTGCTCGGGCGGCGGTGAGGACGCCGAGCGAGCGGTCGTAACGGAAGCCGGGGCGGATGCTCCGGAAGATGCGCGGCACCGTCTCGACGTTGTGCGCCAACACCTCCGGACGGGAGGCGAACACCTCCTCCAGCAGCGAGGGTGTGCCGTTGAAGTCGGGGATCAGCAGCTCGACGCCGACGCCCGGCAGCGCGGCGTGGATCTGCCGGACGGTCTCGGCGTAGAGCCAGGCGCCGCCATCGGGCTGGTCGTCGCGGGCAACGCCGGTGACGGTGGCGTACTTCAGGCCCATCTGCGCGACCGACTCGGCCACCCGGCGGGGTTCGTCGGTGTCATAGGCGGCGGGTCTGCCCGTGTCGATGTTGCAGAAGTCACAGCGTCGGGTGCACTGGTCGCCGCCGATGAGGAAGGTCGCCTCCCGGTCCTCCCAGCACTCGTAGATGTTGGGACAGCCGGCCTCCTCACAGACGGTCGACAGACCTTGCGTCTTCACCAGCTTCTTCAGCGCGGTGTACTCGGGCCCCATGACCGCCCGGGTCTTGATCCACGAAGGCTTCTTCTCGATCGGCGTCTGGCTGTTGCGCACCTCGAGGCGCAGCATCTTGCGCCCGTCGGGCCCCACTGTGCTCACGTAGCAGGCTAACCCGGCAGGGTCACCTGGCCTTCCCCGACGCCACCCGGACCGGCCGCGCGGCGTCCGGCCCGGCGGGTCCGCTCGGCCGCCGGGTCGGGCCGGGGCACCGCCGCCAGCAGCGCCTGTGTGTACTCGTGCTGCGGCGCGGCGTACACCTGCTGGGCGTCGCCCTGCTCGACGATCCGGCCGAGCCGCATCACCGCGACGGTGTCGCTGACGTGCGCCACCGCGGCCAGGTCGTGCGCGATGAACAGGTAGGTGAGCGACAGCTCCCGCTGCAGCCGGACGAGCAGGTTCAGCACCTGCGCCTGGACGGAGACGTCGAGCGAGGCGATCGGCTCGTCGAGCACCAGCAGGTCCGGCTCGACCGCGAGCGCACGGGCGATCCCCACCCGCTGGCGCTGCCCACCCGACAGCTCGTGCGGGTGCCGCTCCACGAGTTCGGCAGAGAGCCCGACGAGGTCGAACAGCTCCCGGACGCGGCCCCGGCGGTCCTGCTTGTGCAGGCCGTGCACCTCGAGCGGCTCGGACACGCTGTCACCGACGGTGCGCCGCGGGTTCAGCGAGGCATACGGGTCCTGGAAGACCATCGCCATCCGCCGCCGGAGACCGCGCAGCTGACGCCGGCCGAGCCCGCGCACGTCGGTCCCGTCGAGCTCCACGCGTCCGCCGGTCGGCTCGACCAGGCGCAGCAGCGCCAGCCCTGTCGTGGACTTGCCGGAGCCGGACTCACCCACCAGGCCGAGCGTCTGACCACGGCGTACGCCGAAGCTGACGCCGTCGACCGCCTTGACCCGCCCGGCGCCGCGCCGGCCGGCGAAGTGCACCTGGAGGTCCTCGACCACCAGCAGGTCGTTCACGGGCCCACCTCACAGCGGGTACGGGCCAGGTGGCCCGGCCCCACCTCGCACAGCGGCGGGTGCTCGCGCACGCACGCCGGCTCCTGGACCGGGCAGCGCGGCGCGAACCAGCAGCCCTCCGGTCGGTGCAGCGGGTCGGGTGGCAGCCCGCCGATCGTGGCCAGCTCGCTGCGTTGCGCCCCGAGAACCGGTAGCGCGCCGAGCAGCCCGCGGGTGTAGGGGTGGCGCGGCGTGGCGTAGAGCGCATCGACCGGGGCCTGCTCGACGACCTCGCCGGAGTACATGACCATGACCCGGTCGGCGATCCCGGCCACCACCCCGAGGTCGTGGCTCACCCAGACGACGGCGGTCCCGAGACGTTCCTGGAGGTCCTGCACGAGGTCGAGGATCTGGGCCTGGGTCGTCACGTCGAGCGCGGTCGTCGGCTCGTCGGCAATGAGCACCGCAGGGTCCAGCGAGAGGCCGATCGCGATCATCACGCGCTGCCGCATCCCGCCGGAGAACTGGTGCGGGTAGTCCTCCAGCCGCGCCTCGGGCTCCCGGATCCCGACCAGCGAGAGCAGCTCGGCCGCCCGCTTCCGCGCGTCGCGGCGGCTCAGGTCGAGCCGCTCCTCCAGTCCCTCGGTGAGCTGCCGACCGATGCTGAGCACCGGGTTCAGCGAGGTCATCGGGTCCTGGAAGACCATGCCGATCTCGCGGCCGCGCAGCTCGCGCAGTCGCTCCGGCCCGGCGTCCAGGACCTCCTCGCCGTGCATCCGGACGCTGCCGGTGATGCAGGCGGAGGCCGGCAGCAGCCCCAGCACGGCCAGCATGGACACGCTCTTGCCGCTTCCGGACTCGCCCACGATCGCCAGCGTCTCGCCCGCGGACACGTCCAGGTCGAGCCCGGCGACGACGGGTGCCCGGCCGCGGCGGCTGCCGAAGCTCACCTGCAGGTCACGCACGGACAGCACCGGGTCACTCATGCGGCCGCCCCGCGGGACTCGATGGCCGAACGCTGACGGGGGTCGAGCGCGTCGCGCAGCGCGTCGCCGACGACGTTGAAGGACAGCACCGTCAGGAAGATGGCGACGCCCGGGAACACGCCCATCCACCACGCCTGCTCGACGAAGCCCCTGCCCTCGAAGAGCATCCGGCCCCAGGACGGGTCCGGTGGCTGCACACCGAGCCCGAGGAAGGACAGCGCCGCCTCGGACAGGATCGCGAACGCCAGGCTCAGCGAGGTCTGCACGATGATCGGCGCGAGCACGTTCGGCAGGACGTGCAGGCGCAGCAGCCGCAGGTCGCCGACCCCGAGCGACCGGGCCGCCCGCACGTACACCTCCTCGCGCACGGACAGCACGCTCGCGCGGGTGATGCGGGCGAAGATCGGCGTGTAGACGACGCCGATCGCGATCATCACGTTGGTCGAGCCCGGCCCGAGGACCGCGAGGATCGCGATGGCCAGCAGGATCGCCGGGAAGGCGAACAGCACGTCCATCGCCCGCATGACCAGGTCGTCGACCCAGCGGCCGTAGAAGCCGGCGACCAGGCCCAGCACGACACCGGCCGTGAGCGAGATCCCGACGCTCACCAGACCGACGAGCAGGGACACCCGCGAGGCGACCAGCACCCGGCTGAGGACGTCGCGCCCCAGCTCGTCGGTGCCGAACGGATGCGCCCATGACGGCCCCTGCAGGCGCCCAAGCACGTCGACCGCGTTCTCCTCGTACGGCGCGAGGACGCTTCCGAGGACAGCGGTCACGAGCAGCAGCGCCAACACGACCAGGCCGAAGACGGCCAGCTTGTGGGTGAGCAGCGCACGCAGCACCGCGCGGCTGGTGGATTGTGCGACGGGCGGCGGCTCGGGCGCTGTCACGTGCTGTACCGGATGCGCGGGTCGACGGCGGCGTACAGCAGATCGACGAGCAGGTTCACGAGCAGGAAGAGCGCGGCGATGAGCAGCACCGTGCCCTGCACGACCGGGTAGTCGCGCGCGTTCACCGCGTCGAGCGTCAGCCGGCCGATGCCCGGCCAGGCGAAGATGACCTCCACGACGATGACGCCGCCCAGCAGCGTTGCCAGCTGGACACCGGTGACCGTGATGATCGGGATGAGGGCGTTGCGCAGGACGTGTCGGCGCAGCACCAGCCGCTCCCGCAGCCCCTTCGACCGGGCCGTGCGCACATGGTCCGCACCGAGCGACTCGAGCACGGCCGCGCGGATGAAGCGGGTGAGGATCGCCCCGGAGACGACGCCGATGGTGACCGCCGGCATCACCATGTGCGACGCCCACGCGACCGGGTCCTCCGACAGCGGGACGTAGCCGGACGGCGGCAGCAGGCCGAAGGTGCCGGACAGCAGCAGGATCAGCAGGATCGCCATCCAGAAGTCCGGGATGCTGACGCCGATCTGGCTGACCACGGTCGCCACGTGGTCAGCCCACGACCCGGAGCGCATCGCGCTGATGACGCCGAGCGGGACGGCGATGCAGAGCGCGACCAGCAGGCCGCACAGGGCCAGCGACAGGGTCGCCGGCAGCCGGGCCATCAGCGATTCGGTGACCGGCTGCCCGGTCCGGAAGCTGACCCCGAGGTCGCCGGTGAGTGCTCCACCGACGTAGGACAGGTACTGCACCGGCAGTGGTTTGTCGAAGCCCGCCCGCTCCCGCAGGGCGGCGTAGGTCTCGGGGTCGAAGCGGGTGCCCAGCGACAGCCGGATCGGGTCTCCGGGCACCAGTTGCACGAGCCCGAAGACGATGAGGCTGACGCCGAACAGGACCACGACCGACTGGGCGACCCGGCGGAGGATGAAGCGGCGCACGGCCCGGCCCGGGTCAGCTCGCCAGGGACACGTCGCGGAAACGGATGGCCCGGTCGGCGCGGACCTGGTAGCCCCGCACGTCCGGCGACCACGCCTGCACGACCTGCGGGTTGTAGAGGTAGACGTAGCTGGCGTCATCCACGATCTGCTTGACCGCGTCCTCGTACAACTGCTTGCGCGCGTCCTCGTCGGTCTCGGCCCGTGCCGCGTCGAGCGCCTTGTCCACGTCAGGGTTGGAGTACTTCTGGAAGTTGAAGTTGGCGCCGCTCCGGTGCTGGGCGTAGTAGAAGTCGTCCGGATCGATGTTGCCGAGCCAGCCGAGCAGAAAGACGTCGAAGTTCCCCTTGCCCTGCTGGTCGAGCCAGCTGGCGAAGTCGAGGGTCCGGATCTTCACCTCGATGCCGACCTCCTCGAGTTGGCTCTGGATCACCTGCGCCGCGGTGACCGTCTCCGGGTACTCGTTGGTGACCATCAGGTCCATCGCGAGCGGGGCCGTGACGCCTGCGTCCGCGAGCAGGGACTTGGCCTTGTCGACGTCGCGCTCGTACGGCGCGTAGTCATCGTGGAAGGCGCTGCCCTCGGGGATGGCCGTCTGGTTGACGGTTGCGAGGCCGAAGGTCGCG contains:
- the lipA gene encoding lipoyl synthase, coding for MLRLEVRNSQTPIEKKPSWIKTRAVMGPEYTALKKLVKTQGLSTVCEEAGCPNIYECWEDREATFLIGGDQCTRRCDFCNIDTGRPAAYDTDEPRRVAESVAQMGLKYATVTGVARDDQPDGGAWLYAETVRQIHAALPGVGVELLIPDFNGTPSLLEEVFASRPEVLAHNVETVPRIFRSIRPGFRYDRSLGVLTAARAAGLVTKSNLILGMGEQREEISEALQDLYDAGCELITITQYLRPSPRHHPVARWVRPEEFVELEQEAEEIGFAGVLSGPLVRSSYRAGRLYDQARARRVDARQRAGS
- a CDS encoding ATP-binding cassette domain-containing protein, translating into MNDLLVVEDLQVHFAGRRGAGRVKAVDGVSFGVRRGQTLGLVGESGSGKSTTGLALLRLVEPTGGRVELDGTDVRGLGRRQLRGLRRRMAMVFQDPYASLNPRRTVGDSVSEPLEVHGLHKQDRRGRVRELFDLVGLSAELVERHPHELSGGQRQRVGIARALAVEPDLLVLDEPIASLDVSVQAQVLNLLVRLQRELSLTYLFIAHDLAAVAHVSDTVAVMRLGRIVEQGDAQQVYAAPQHEYTQALLAAVPRPDPAAERTRRAGRRAAGPGGVGEGQVTLPG
- a CDS encoding ABC transporter ATP-binding protein, whose protein sequence is MSDPVLSVRDLQVSFGSRRGRAPVVAGLDLDVSAGETLAIVGESGSGKSVSMLAVLGLLPASACITGSVRMHGEEVLDAGPERLRELRGREIGMVFQDPMTSLNPVLSIGRQLTEGLEERLDLSRRDARKRAAELLSLVGIREPEARLEDYPHQFSGGMRQRVMIAIGLSLDPAVLIADEPTTALDVTTQAQILDLVQDLQERLGTAVVWVSHDLGVVAGIADRVMVMYSGEVVEQAPVDALYATPRHPYTRGLLGALPVLGAQRSELATIGGLPPDPLHRPEGCWFAPRCPVQEPACVREHPPLCEVGPGHLARTRCEVGP
- a CDS encoding ABC transporter permease, with translation MTAPEPPPVAQSTSRAVLRALLTHKLAVFGLVVLALLLVTAVLGSVLAPYEENAVDVLGRLQGPSWAHPFGTDELGRDVLSRVLVASRVSLLVGLVSVGISLTAGVVLGLVAGFYGRWVDDLVMRAMDVLFAFPAILLAIAILAVLGPGSTNVMIAIGVVYTPIFARITRASVLSVREEVYVRAARSLGVGDLRLLRLHVLPNVLAPIIVQTSLSLAFAILSEAALSFLGLGVQPPDPSWGRMLFEGRGFVEQAWWMGVFPGVAIFLTVLSFNVVGDALRDALDPRQRSAIESRGAAA
- a CDS encoding ABC transporter permease, producing MRRFILRRVAQSVVVLFGVSLIVFGLVQLVPGDPIRLSLGTRFDPETYAALRERAGFDKPLPVQYLSYVGGALTGDLGVSFRTGQPVTESLMARLPATLSLALCGLLVALCIAVPLGVISAMRSGSWADHVATVVSQIGVSIPDFWMAILLILLLSGTFGLLPPSGYVPLSEDPVAWASHMVMPAVTIGVVSGAILTRFIRAAVLESLGADHVRTARSKGLRERLVLRRHVLRNALIPIITVTGVQLATLLGGVIVVEVIFAWPGIGRLTLDAVNARDYPVVQGTVLLIAALFLLVNLLVDLLYAAVDPRIRYST